A stretch of the Channa argus isolate prfri chromosome 9, Channa argus male v1.0, whole genome shotgun sequence genome encodes the following:
- the vtcn1 gene encoding V-set domain-containing T-cell activation inhibitor 1 isoform X2 → MVTLIIIFSTLIILILALTFSRSSSQVMSSDTAPIANLGQDELLSCFLQTSMAQASLTQASVTWEKKDHGIVYRYTNGAPDLANQIAQFKGRAEVFPLGIITGNASLLLRNVVGDDDGVYTCTIGSSNGGGTVNINLRTAAFSAPRFTFSNDTLDARASRWFPKPNVTWSDRNERLLKGITSLTQDSAGIFSVDSTLQSANSSTTYNCKIENSLVAAVSEVTVTDFGVSGKTYFTFNAASSLLASTYLSIMTSVLSICHLT, encoded by the exons atGGTGACCCTCATCATCATATTCTCGAccctcatcatcctcatcttaGCCTTGACTTTCTCAA GATCCTCGTCCCAGGTGATGAGCAGCGACACAGCTCCCATCGCCAACCTCGGCCAGGATGAGCTTCTCAGCTGCTTCCTTCAAACATCAATGGCACAAGCCAGTTTGACACAGGCGTCAGTCACCTGGGAGAAGAAGGACCATGGAATAGTTTACCGATACACCAATGGAGCTCCGGATCTTGCAAACCAGATCGCACAGTTCAAAGGCAGAGCTGAAGTCTTCCCCTTGGGGATAATCACAGGAAATGCCTCTCTGCTGCTGAGGAATGTGGTTGGGGATGATGACGGCGTGTACACCTGCACCATCGGCTCGTCAAACGGGGGAGGGACGGTCAACATTAACCTCAGGACAGCAG CCTTTTCAGCCCCTAGGTTCACGTTCTCAAATGACACCCTGGACGCTAGAGCCAGCAGGTGGTTCCCTAAACCAAACGTGACATGGTCAGACAGAAATGAAAGGCTCTTGAAGGGAATAACAAGCTTAACACAAGACTCTGCAGGAATATTCAGTGTTGACAGCACACTGCAGTCAGCCAACAGCAGCACCACATACAACTGCAAGATCGAAAATTCCCTGGTGGCCGCTGTCTCTGAGGTCACTGTAACAG actttgGTGTTTCGGGAAAAacatatttcaccttcaatGCTGCTTCATCCCTGCTGGCATCCACGTACCTCAGCATTATGACCAGTGTCCTCAGCATCTGCCATCTGACATAA
- the vtcn1 gene encoding V-set domain-containing T-cell activation inhibitor 1 isoform X3 — protein sequence MGSSSQVMSSDTAPIANLGQDELLSCFLQTSMAQASLTQASVTWEKKDHGIVYRYTNGAPDLANQIAQFKGRAEVFPLGIITGNASLLLRNVVGDDDGVYTCTIGSSNGGGTVNINLRTAAFSAPRFTFSNDTLDARASRWFPKPNVTWSDRNERLLKGITSLTQDSAGIFSVDSTLQSANSSTTYNCKIENSLVAAVSEVTVTDFGVSGKTYFTFNAASSLLASTYLSIMTSVLSICHLT from the exons ATGG GATCCTCGTCCCAGGTGATGAGCAGCGACACAGCTCCCATCGCCAACCTCGGCCAGGATGAGCTTCTCAGCTGCTTCCTTCAAACATCAATGGCACAAGCCAGTTTGACACAGGCGTCAGTCACCTGGGAGAAGAAGGACCATGGAATAGTTTACCGATACACCAATGGAGCTCCGGATCTTGCAAACCAGATCGCACAGTTCAAAGGCAGAGCTGAAGTCTTCCCCTTGGGGATAATCACAGGAAATGCCTCTCTGCTGCTGAGGAATGTGGTTGGGGATGATGACGGCGTGTACACCTGCACCATCGGCTCGTCAAACGGGGGAGGGACGGTCAACATTAACCTCAGGACAGCAG CCTTTTCAGCCCCTAGGTTCACGTTCTCAAATGACACCCTGGACGCTAGAGCCAGCAGGTGGTTCCCTAAACCAAACGTGACATGGTCAGACAGAAATGAAAGGCTCTTGAAGGGAATAACAAGCTTAACACAAGACTCTGCAGGAATATTCAGTGTTGACAGCACACTGCAGTCAGCCAACAGCAGCACCACATACAACTGCAAGATCGAAAATTCCCTGGTGGCCGCTGTCTCTGAGGTCACTGTAACAG actttgGTGTTTCGGGAAAAacatatttcaccttcaatGCTGCTTCATCCCTGCTGGCATCCACGTACCTCAGCATTATGACCAGTGTCCTCAGCATCTGCCATCTGACATAA
- the vtcn1 gene encoding V-set domain-containing T-cell activation inhibitor 1 isoform X1: MASIGQIIFYSMVTLIIIFSTLIILILALTFSRSSSQVMSSDTAPIANLGQDELLSCFLQTSMAQASLTQASVTWEKKDHGIVYRYTNGAPDLANQIAQFKGRAEVFPLGIITGNASLLLRNVVGDDDGVYTCTIGSSNGGGTVNINLRTAAFSAPRFTFSNDTLDARASRWFPKPNVTWSDRNERLLKGITSLTQDSAGIFSVDSTLQSANSSTTYNCKIENSLVAAVSEVTVTDFGVSGKTYFTFNAASSLLASTYLSIMTSVLSICHLT; this comes from the exons ATGGCTTCTATCGGCCAGATCATCTTCTACAG catGGTGACCCTCATCATCATATTCTCGAccctcatcatcctcatcttaGCCTTGACTTTCTCAA GATCCTCGTCCCAGGTGATGAGCAGCGACACAGCTCCCATCGCCAACCTCGGCCAGGATGAGCTTCTCAGCTGCTTCCTTCAAACATCAATGGCACAAGCCAGTTTGACACAGGCGTCAGTCACCTGGGAGAAGAAGGACCATGGAATAGTTTACCGATACACCAATGGAGCTCCGGATCTTGCAAACCAGATCGCACAGTTCAAAGGCAGAGCTGAAGTCTTCCCCTTGGGGATAATCACAGGAAATGCCTCTCTGCTGCTGAGGAATGTGGTTGGGGATGATGACGGCGTGTACACCTGCACCATCGGCTCGTCAAACGGGGGAGGGACGGTCAACATTAACCTCAGGACAGCAG CCTTTTCAGCCCCTAGGTTCACGTTCTCAAATGACACCCTGGACGCTAGAGCCAGCAGGTGGTTCCCTAAACCAAACGTGACATGGTCAGACAGAAATGAAAGGCTCTTGAAGGGAATAACAAGCTTAACACAAGACTCTGCAGGAATATTCAGTGTTGACAGCACACTGCAGTCAGCCAACAGCAGCACCACATACAACTGCAAGATCGAAAATTCCCTGGTGGCCGCTGTCTCTGAGGTCACTGTAACAG actttgGTGTTTCGGGAAAAacatatttcaccttcaatGCTGCTTCATCCCTGCTGGCATCCACGTACCTCAGCATTATGACCAGTGTCCTCAGCATCTGCCATCTGACATAA